The following coding sequences are from one Paenibacillus sp. JDR-2 window:
- a CDS encoding SDR family NAD(P)-dependent oxidoreductase has product MAEQDGKVIIITGGASGIGKQTALQLSAKGASLVIADYNLDGANAVVAELEAAGGKAAAFKVDVSKGEEVKALVDFAVEKFGTLNGIFSNAGIGLVKPFLEMDPESYHRVIDVDQHSVYYGMYYGAKKMVELGASGTIVNTASIYGTAAAMGSFNYNAAKAAVVMMSKSGALELADYGIRVVGVAPGFINTPILGNDEAMKSALGAQHMRGQLIQPEKVASVVTFLFSDGASAINGQTIPVDDGFLSFKTK; this is encoded by the coding sequence ATGGCAGAACAAGACGGCAAAGTAATTATTATTACTGGCGGCGCAAGCGGTATCGGTAAACAAACGGCTTTGCAGCTGTCGGCAAAAGGCGCATCGCTTGTTATTGCGGACTATAATCTGGACGGCGCGAATGCGGTTGTCGCAGAGCTTGAAGCGGCTGGCGGCAAAGCGGCGGCCTTCAAGGTAGACGTATCGAAAGGCGAAGAAGTGAAAGCACTCGTTGATTTCGCGGTAGAGAAATTCGGCACGTTGAACGGGATTTTCAGCAATGCGGGCATTGGTCTTGTGAAACCATTCCTCGAGATGGATCCGGAATCGTACCACCGCGTTATTGATGTCGACCAGCATAGCGTTTATTACGGCATGTATTACGGCGCGAAAAAAATGGTCGAGCTGGGCGCCTCAGGTACGATTGTGAACACCGCATCGATCTACGGTACAGCGGCTGCGATGGGCAGCTTCAACTATAATGCAGCCAAAGCTGCTGTCGTTATGATGTCTAAATCCGGTGCTCTCGAGCTTGCCGACTATGGCATCCGTGTTGTAGGCGTTGCTCCCGGCTTTATCAATACGCCAATTCTCGGCAACGACGAAGCGATGAAATCGGCGCTTGGCGCTCAGCATATGCGCGGTCAGCTGATTCAGCCGGAGAAAGTGGCAAGCGTAGTAACGTTCTTGTTCTCGGACGGAGCAAGCGCGATTAACGGCCAGACCATTCCGGTGGATGACGGCTTCCTCAGCTTCAAAACGAAATAA
- a CDS encoding GntR family transcriptional regulator gives MFNSYEVSNSQFGESLPQQIYRHILKKIIAKELNAGDKIVEEDIAKELNTSRAPVREALYLLQVEGIVERLPRRGTIVKPFTQAEIEDYNTLMAELLRVAVMYGQQRWTPEYKEMLKKYAADTDAACEQGNVREYEMKAERVLRHVVFVADNVALAKFYEKASLILNIFVEVKWSEQKIKEFHAPFQRFTASILASEYEKAQTAIYEFLLAGIK, from the coding sequence ATGTTCAATTCTTATGAAGTATCGAATTCGCAGTTCGGAGAGTCATTGCCGCAGCAGATCTATAGACATATCTTGAAAAAAATTATCGCCAAAGAACTGAATGCCGGAGACAAAATCGTCGAAGAGGACATAGCCAAGGAGCTTAACACAAGCCGGGCGCCTGTCCGGGAAGCGTTGTATTTGCTGCAGGTTGAAGGGATTGTCGAGCGTCTTCCGCGGCGCGGGACGATTGTGAAGCCTTTTACCCAAGCCGAGATTGAAGACTACAATACGTTGATGGCCGAGCTTCTTCGCGTTGCCGTTATGTACGGGCAGCAGAGATGGACGCCTGAATATAAGGAAATGCTGAAGAAATATGCCGCGGATACGGATGCTGCCTGCGAGCAGGGCAATGTGCGGGAATACGAGATGAAGGCGGAGCGGGTGCTGCGGCATGTTGTGTTCGTGGCGGACAATGTGGCGCTGGCGAAGTTTTACGAGAAAGCGAGCCTGATTCTGAACATCTTTGTTGAAGTGAAATGGAGCGAGCAAAAGATCAAGGAATTCCACGCCCCGTTTCAGCGGTTTACCGCGTCTATTCTGGCATCGGAATACGAAAAAGCGCAGACTGCAATTTATGAGTTCCTGCTGGCAGGGATTAAATAA
- a CDS encoding SRPBCC family protein, with protein MTERFVKHATFVVERTYKTGAERVFEAFADPEVKGKWFSKPDQFEFRVGGREYSSGGPPEGPVFTFDAVYQEIVPAERIVYTYTLDMNDTRMSVSTTTIELFPVDSGTKLVFTEQGAFFDGHDTPEIREHGTGEMLNALGKLFE; from the coding sequence ATGACCGAAAGATTTGTTAAGCATGCAACCTTTGTTGTTGAACGTACTTACAAGACTGGCGCGGAGCGGGTATTCGAAGCTTTTGCCGATCCGGAGGTAAAGGGTAAGTGGTTCTCGAAGCCCGATCAATTCGAATTCCGGGTAGGCGGGCGCGAGTACAGCAGCGGCGGGCCGCCGGAGGGACCGGTCTTTACCTTTGACGCGGTCTATCAGGAGATTGTACCGGCCGAGCGTATTGTCTACACGTACACGCTGGATATGAACGACACGCGGATGTCCGTTTCGACGACTACAATCGAATTGTTCCCCGTGGACAGCGGAACAAAGCTGGTATTCACCGAGCAAGGCGCCTTCTTCGACGGGCATGATACGCCGGAGATACGCGAGCATGGCACAGGCGAAATGCTGAATGCGCTGGGCAAGCTGTTTGAATAG
- a CDS encoding GNAT family N-acetyltransferase, which translates to MTNITIEVVTDGNIEPCRELCNELMAFQQSRAVMAPEIFYRMNFDTRMRRSYDGALHTHVLIVRDEGVPVGYAFSTVEDLEPGDDKLPAWAPNRDLADSMGFYPDWVELPKKIGFLSNLYLRDGYRSMGLGKKLFESSIEWLESFPGVDLLFIYVSNGNEDALRYYLKHGFTYSHEVFGGFIKAVYKKLEK; encoded by the coding sequence ATGACGAACATAACGATAGAGGTTGTAACGGATGGCAACATTGAGCCTTGCCGGGAGCTGTGCAACGAGCTGATGGCCTTCCAGCAGTCCAGGGCTGTCATGGCTCCGGAAATATTCTACCGGATGAACTTTGATACGCGGATGCGCAGAAGCTATGACGGTGCGCTTCATACCCATGTTCTAATCGTGAGGGATGAAGGCGTACCGGTTGGCTACGCGTTCTCGACGGTAGAAGATCTGGAGCCAGGGGATGATAAGCTTCCCGCTTGGGCTCCTAACCGGGATTTGGCTGACAGCATGGGTTTTTACCCGGACTGGGTAGAGCTTCCGAAGAAGATTGGCTTCCTCAGCAATTTGTATTTGCGTGACGGCTACCGGAGCATGGGACTGGGCAAAAAGCTGTTCGAGTCTTCGATAGAATGGCTGGAGAGCTTTCCGGGCGTTGACCTGCTGTTCATCTATGTATCGAATGGCAATGAAGATGCGCTTCGTTATTACCTGAAGCACGGCTTCACCTACAGCCATGAAGTGTTTGGCGGATTCATAAAGGCGGTTTACAAAAAGCTGGAAAAATAA
- a CDS encoding FtsX-like permease family protein — translation MSLRRFAFNNVIRNRRIYAGYFLSSAFSVMVFFVYSIFAFHPGLADGTLHMSVSTAMHFAESVIYVFSFFFVLYSMGSFLKTRKKEFGILIMHGMTSMQLRRLVFMENIVIGFGATVAGIAAGLGFAQVILLLSQRLLSLDERLPFYFPAKAIVLTGAAFMALFLLISLFTVTVLRNNSLIDLLKGSNKPKPEPKASALLSWFALLLIVGGYAAALAVKGMVVFYAMIPVTVVVIIGTYFLFTQLSVYAVHKGRKSRSIFWRKTNIVLLSDLAYRMKDNARTFFMVAILSTVAFSAIGSLFGFKSMYTDVIRNDNPFAMKYTSYDKPSEQDVAMIEQTLKDAGLSYQSYALTIKNVETKDGKRLSVVPQTAFNALVTAAKGTKSDVQGDETAIVHYNGTMMGAAEPELTPVTLKEAGLTLKPVQTIDTPAIQAGPDYYVVPDERFEQMKKSENVIYQYAFDVSGSHETLKKAGEEIDGRLGKTDNWFMGVDYALYQQDQIFGVVLFVGFFIGIVFFVGAGSFLYFRLYTDLGEDKRKFQAIHKIGLTDRELSAILTKQLMILFFAPIVVAVIHGAVALTAMQNMFEYNMMKPSLTVLGSFVVIQLVYFLFIRTKYISNVKSAWGLHLT, via the coding sequence ATGAGCTTGCGACGGTTTGCTTTCAATAACGTAATCCGCAATCGGAGGATTTACGCGGGATATTTTCTAAGCAGCGCGTTTTCGGTTATGGTGTTTTTCGTCTATTCGATATTTGCTTTTCATCCGGGACTCGCCGATGGCACGCTCCACATGAGCGTATCTACCGCCATGCATTTCGCGGAATCGGTCATTTACGTCTTCTCGTTCTTCTTCGTGCTGTACTCGATGGGATCATTCCTGAAGACGCGAAAGAAGGAGTTCGGCATCCTCATCATGCACGGGATGACCAGCATGCAGCTGCGCCGTCTCGTGTTTATGGAAAATATCGTGATCGGCTTTGGCGCTACGGTAGCGGGCATTGCGGCCGGGCTTGGCTTTGCCCAGGTCATTCTTCTCCTGTCCCAGAGGCTGCTTAGTCTCGATGAAAGGCTGCCGTTTTATTTTCCCGCCAAGGCGATTGTATTGACCGGGGCGGCTTTTATGGCGCTGTTCCTGCTGATCTCGTTATTCACGGTGACCGTGCTTCGGAACAACTCGCTTATTGATCTGTTGAAGGGCTCGAACAAGCCAAAGCCGGAGCCGAAGGCGTCCGCGCTGCTGTCCTGGTTTGCGCTGCTCTTGATTGTTGGCGGCTATGCCGCTGCGCTGGCGGTCAAGGGTATGGTCGTCTTCTACGCGATGATTCCGGTGACGGTTGTCGTTATTATCGGTACGTACTTCCTGTTCACGCAGCTGAGCGTATACGCCGTCCATAAAGGCCGCAAGAGCCGTTCGATTTTCTGGCGGAAAACAAACATCGTCCTGTTATCGGACCTTGCTTACCGGATGAAGGATAACGCAAGAACGTTCTTTATGGTGGCGATTCTGTCGACGGTGGCTTTCTCCGCGATTGGCTCGTTGTTTGGCTTCAAATCGATGTATACGGATGTTATTCGGAACGATAATCCGTTTGCCATGAAGTACACCTCGTATGACAAGCCTTCCGAGCAGGATGTTGCGATGATTGAACAGACGCTGAAGGATGCGGGATTGTCTTATCAATCCTATGCGCTCACCATTAAAAATGTGGAGACGAAGGACGGCAAGCGGCTTTCCGTCGTGCCGCAAACCGCCTTTAATGCGCTCGTAACGGCAGCCAAGGGGACGAAGTCCGATGTACAAGGCGATGAAACGGCTATTGTCCACTACAACGGCACGATGATGGGGGCAGCGGAGCCGGAGCTGACGCCGGTTACGCTGAAGGAAGCGGGGCTTACGCTAAAGCCCGTGCAGACGATTGATACGCCGGCTATTCAGGCAGGACCCGACTATTACGTGGTGCCCGATGAACGGTTTGAGCAGATGAAGAAGTCGGAGAACGTCATTTACCAATATGCCTTTGACGTATCGGGCTCGCATGAAACGCTGAAAAAGGCGGGAGAAGAGATTGACGGCAGGCTTGGAAAAACCGATAACTGGTTTATGGGCGTGGATTACGCGCTGTACCAGCAGGATCAGATTTTTGGCGTCGTCTTGTTTGTCGGATTTTTTATCGGCATCGTATTTTTTGTGGGAGCGGGCAGTTTTCTGTATTTCCGCCTGTACACCGACCTTGGCGAGGATAAACGGAAGTTCCAGGCGATCCACAAGATTGGGCTTACGGACCGCGAGCTGTCGGCGATTTTAACGAAGCAGCTGATGATTCTGTTCTTCGCCCCGATCGTAGTGGCCGTCATTCACGGAGCGGTTGCCCTTACGGCGATGCAAAATATGTTCGAGTACAATATGATGAAGCCGTCGCTGACGGTGCTGGGATCTTTCGTTGTTATTCAGCTTGTCTACTTCCTCTTTATCCGCACCAAATATATTTCTAATGTAAAATCGGCTTGGGGGTTGCACCTTACGTAA
- a CDS encoding DUF4956 domain-containing protein, producing the protein MIDSLFSTTASVTELTFGQAMLTLLLSFALGAMISFTYMKTQSVYTQNFALTMIVLPTIVAIIILLIGSNIARAFSLAGAFSIIRFRSAPGDPKDIAFVLFTMASGLACGVGAYGYAVLFTIVLCLLMFLLKAVKFGSKSSTQKLLKVTIPENLSYEEAFTEVFNIYNVQYELKKVRTTELGSLYELVYAVTLEPSLNQKELLDAIRCRNGNLDISLTMAPTGAEA; encoded by the coding sequence ATGATTGATTCTCTTTTCTCCACAACAGCATCCGTGACCGAATTAACCTTCGGCCAAGCTATGTTGACGCTGTTATTATCCTTTGCGCTTGGCGCAATGATCAGCTTTACCTATATGAAAACGCAATCCGTTTACACGCAGAATTTTGCTCTAACGATGATTGTCCTGCCGACGATTGTTGCGATTATTATCCTGTTGATCGGCAGCAATATCGCCCGCGCGTTCAGCTTGGCCGGCGCCTTCTCCATTATCCGGTTCCGAAGCGCGCCCGGCGATCCGAAGGATATCGCTTTTGTCCTGTTTACGATGGCTTCCGGCCTTGCCTGCGGTGTTGGGGCATACGGCTACGCGGTGCTGTTCACGATTGTATTGTGTCTCCTGATGTTCCTGCTGAAAGCCGTCAAGTTCGGCTCGAAGTCGTCCACGCAGAAGCTTCTTAAGGTAACGATTCCGGAAAATCTGAGCTACGAAGAAGCTTTTACCGAAGTCTTCAACATCTATAACGTGCAATACGAGCTGAAAAAAGTAAGAACAACCGAGCTTGGCAGCTTGTACGAGCTAGTCTATGCCGTCACGCTTGAACCTTCCCTGAATCAGAAGGAGCTGCTGGACGCCATCCGCTGCCGGAACGGCAATCTCGATATTTCCTTAACGATGGCTCCTACGGGAGCAGAAGCTTAA
- a CDS encoding SDR family NAD(P)-dependent oxidoreductase produces MQKFDFTDKVAIVTGAGGGIGRAASLALAGNGAKVVVVDLSEEAGNETVKQVQANGGEAVFIKADVTKEEDIRGYVAQTVEKFGKIDIFLNNAGWEGKILPLVEYPTEVFDSLMAINVRGVFLGLKHVLPQMIAQKSGAVVNTASGAGLLATPNMVAYGASKHAVLGMTKTAGVEAAPYGVRVNAVCPGVVNTQMMRSIESGFGKGNQEAAEAARQQMANTTPDGRYAEAEEIANLMMYLVSDLSTHIVGQEFVIDGGSILT; encoded by the coding sequence ATGCAAAAGTTTGATTTTACGGATAAAGTAGCGATCGTGACGGGTGCAGGCGGAGGTATCGGCCGCGCAGCATCGCTTGCTCTTGCCGGGAACGGCGCAAAGGTCGTTGTAGTTGACCTGTCGGAGGAAGCCGGGAACGAGACGGTTAAGCAAGTCCAGGCAAACGGCGGTGAAGCCGTATTTATAAAAGCAGACGTAACAAAGGAAGAGGATATTCGGGGTTACGTGGCTCAAACGGTCGAGAAGTTCGGGAAGATCGATATTTTCCTCAACAATGCCGGCTGGGAAGGCAAAATACTTCCATTGGTCGAGTATCCAACCGAAGTGTTTGACAGCTTGATGGCCATTAACGTTCGCGGCGTATTCCTTGGACTCAAGCATGTGCTTCCGCAAATGATCGCTCAGAAGAGCGGCGCTGTCGTTAATACCGCATCCGGAGCAGGGCTTTTGGCTACACCAAACATGGTGGCCTATGGCGCAAGCAAGCATGCGGTGCTTGGCATGACCAAGACGGCTGGCGTTGAAGCGGCTCCTTACGGTGTACGCGTTAACGCGGTATGCCCGGGCGTTGTAAATACGCAAATGATGCGCTCGATCGAAAGCGGCTTTGGCAAGGGTAATCAAGAAGCGGCTGAAGCGGCAAGACAACAAATGGCGAACACAACGCCGGACGGCCGATATGCCGAGGCGGAAGAGATCGCCAACCTGATGATGTATCTCGTATCCGACCTTTCCACTCATATTGTTGGACAAGAATTCGTGATCGACGGCGGATCGATTTTGACCTAA
- a CDS encoding carbohydrate-binding domain-containing protein, whose protein sequence is MNNKKRLGKLAFILLCAAALSACNSQTNAGANTTGSTGSATTSEAAAAVQTAKYQLDDTVEYDEDDTYTDWSTSDVTNIALNGTTATIDGSGAEVKDGIITITAAGTYVASGKLDEGQIVVNVADKGVVRLVLNGAEIHYSKSAPIYVEEAGKLILSLPEGTNNAVSDGTDYVFPDSETDEPNAAIFSKDDMTINGTGKLTVQGNYNNGIASKDKLKITGGTFDIQAADDAVMGRDLVAVKDGDFTLDAAGHGIKTTNDTEGEEGIIVLQGGTYNIQSGKDGLHSTGGLSISDGDLTIAAGDDGIHAETALEIAGGSIDITKSYEGIEAADITIAGGDIKLAASDDGVNAATGADSSGGEGAAPGGGGQQASGASEGLLTISGGNLYVDADGDGLDANGSIVMTGGTVMVNGPTENNNGALDYDGTFNMTGGTLVAAGSSGMVQAASDSSTQAGILMMFPETQQAGTLVHLEDESGKTIATYAPTKNYQAVYISMPDLAKDASYTIYSGGKSTGTATNGLYADGEYSGGTKVVSFTASSLITWVNESGVTEAQSGFGGGMGGGRGGRGGMGGGGGRGMDGQMPPSGAAPPDGTAPDGAAPPDAPAATTTAQ, encoded by the coding sequence ATGAACAATAAAAAGAGATTAGGCAAATTGGCTTTCATTCTATTATGCGCGGCGGCCTTGTCGGCATGCAATAGCCAGACGAACGCGGGAGCCAATACGACGGGCAGCACGGGTTCGGCTACTACTAGCGAAGCGGCGGCAGCTGTCCAAACGGCAAAATATCAGCTGGATGATACCGTTGAATACGACGAGGACGATACGTATACCGATTGGAGCACATCCGATGTGACGAACATTGCCTTAAACGGAACTACGGCTACGATTGATGGCTCCGGCGCGGAAGTGAAGGATGGCATCATTACGATTACGGCTGCCGGAACCTACGTAGCCAGCGGCAAGCTGGATGAAGGTCAGATTGTGGTTAATGTAGCCGATAAAGGCGTAGTCCGTCTGGTCTTGAACGGAGCAGAGATCCATTACAGCAAGAGCGCTCCGATTTACGTGGAGGAAGCGGGCAAGCTGATCTTGTCCCTGCCGGAGGGCACTAACAATGCGGTATCCGACGGAACGGACTATGTCTTCCCGGATTCGGAGACCGACGAGCCTAACGCAGCTATCTTCAGCAAGGACGATATGACGATTAACGGCACGGGCAAGCTGACCGTGCAAGGCAACTACAACAACGGGATTGCGAGCAAGGATAAGCTGAAAATCACCGGAGGAACGTTTGATATTCAAGCGGCGGACGATGCCGTAATGGGGCGCGACCTTGTGGCGGTGAAGGACGGAGACTTCACGCTGGATGCAGCCGGCCACGGTATCAAGACAACGAATGATACGGAAGGCGAAGAAGGAATCATTGTCCTGCAAGGCGGTACGTATAACATCCAGTCCGGCAAGGATGGCCTGCACAGCACAGGTGGTTTGTCCATCTCAGATGGAGATTTGACAATAGCAGCCGGCGATGACGGTATCCATGCCGAGACAGCTTTAGAGATTGCGGGCGGCAGCATTGATATTACGAAGAGCTATGAAGGTATCGAAGCAGCCGATATTACCATTGCAGGCGGAGACATCAAGCTGGCGGCGAGCGATGATGGCGTAAATGCGGCAACAGGCGCAGACAGCTCCGGCGGCGAGGGCGCGGCGCCAGGCGGCGGCGGTCAACAGGCAAGCGGTGCTTCGGAAGGTCTACTCACCATCAGCGGCGGCAACCTGTATGTGGACGCTGACGGCGACGGTCTTGACGCAAATGGTTCTATCGTTATGACAGGCGGCACCGTTATGGTAAACGGTCCGACCGAGAACAACAACGGCGCACTGGACTATGACGGCACCTTCAACATGACAGGCGGCACGCTTGTTGCGGCGGGCAGCTCCGGCATGGTGCAGGCGGCATCGGACAGCTCGACGCAAGCCGGCATTCTGATGATGTTCCCTGAGACTCAGCAAGCGGGTACGCTGGTTCATCTGGAAGACGAGTCCGGAAAAACGATTGCTACTTATGCACCGACGAAAAACTATCAGGCGGTCTACATCAGTATGCCGGATCTGGCAAAAGACGCTTCCTACACCATCTACTCGGGCGGCAAGTCGACGGGTACGGCAACGAATGGTCTTTACGCGGACGGTGAATACAGCGGCGGAACAAAAGTCGTATCCTTCACGGCTTCCTCCCTCATCACGTGGGTCAATGAATCAGGCGTTACGGAGGCTCAAAGCGGATTTGGCGGCGGTATGGGCGGCGGACGCGGCGGTCGTGGCGGCATGGGCGGCGGTGGCGGCCGGGGCATGGACGGTCAAATGCCGCCGTCTGGCGCCGCTCCACCGGATGGCACGGCGCCAGACGGCGCAGCCCCTCCGGATGCTCCCGCAGCTACAACTACAGCACAATAA
- a CDS encoding glycosyltransferase family 4 protein translates to MQERPSFYLLAPCLTDPLLTKDIGIIPYLMQKYRGYKAVYVTYLPSGGEPLWPSLSSFEEEVEFEYVEPSFHYRPDRAMDTVFGANLCDCRDDLVRYVGCNATKIDVLYLFGFYPFYYEAAAKYKELNPSGTIYLKLDANIIWVNKTPMTEDFRRFLSYCDVISSETLAPYISDKWSVPVHRIPNGYHFFGKEPDLPVGFDVKEDYILTVGRLGIPEKATHVLLEAFRMAQPYIPESWKLVLVGKLEDSFQSYLYSYMANYPWLADRMILTGFVQDKETLHQWFRKSKIFALPSNVEAYAHVLAEAKIHGCYLLASDIACCRDAATKQEDRSVHLDDWNKQVNLHLAYGSLHAVGYSAGLAQRMIEICHAKDRLREASAGTQRDAAEHFDWVKLCGRLDDLLRSSRTERTAY, encoded by the coding sequence GTGCAAGAACGACCAAGCTTTTATTTGCTGGCGCCATGTCTGACGGATCCGCTTCTCACGAAGGATATCGGCATCATTCCGTACCTGATGCAGAAATACAGAGGCTACAAGGCGGTCTATGTCACCTATCTCCCAAGCGGCGGCGAGCCTTTATGGCCTTCATTGTCGAGCTTCGAAGAAGAGGTAGAGTTCGAGTACGTCGAGCCGTCATTTCATTACCGTCCAGACCGGGCGATGGATACGGTTTTCGGGGCGAACTTATGCGATTGCCGCGATGATCTGGTTCGATATGTAGGGTGTAATGCGACAAAAATCGACGTTTTATACCTTTTTGGTTTTTATCCGTTTTACTACGAAGCGGCGGCGAAATATAAGGAACTAAACCCTTCCGGCACGATTTATTTGAAGCTGGACGCCAATATCATATGGGTGAACAAAACGCCAATGACAGAGGATTTCCGACGTTTTCTGAGTTATTGCGACGTGATCAGCAGCGAGACGCTTGCTCCCTATATATCGGATAAATGGTCGGTGCCGGTTCATCGCATCCCTAACGGCTATCACTTTTTCGGAAAGGAGCCGGATCTGCCCGTAGGGTTTGATGTGAAGGAGGATTATATCCTGACCGTCGGGCGGCTTGGCATACCGGAGAAGGCAACGCATGTGCTTCTCGAAGCCTTCCGGATGGCTCAGCCTTATATTCCGGAGAGCTGGAAGCTTGTGCTAGTAGGGAAGTTGGAGGATTCTTTCCAGTCCTATCTTTATTCGTATATGGCGAATTATCCGTGGCTCGCGGACCGGATGATTCTGACGGGGTTTGTGCAGGATAAGGAGACTTTGCATCAGTGGTTCCGGAAATCCAAAATTTTCGCCCTGCCGTCAAATGTTGAAGCCTACGCCCATGTGCTTGCGGAAGCTAAAATACACGGCTGTTACTTGCTCGCTTCGGATATTGCATGCTGCCGGGACGCTGCCACGAAGCAGGAGGACCGAAGCGTCCACTTGGATGATTGGAACAAGCAGGTAAATTTGCATCTGGCGTATGGCTCGCTGCATGCGGTTGGATACAGCGCCGGCCTCGCCCAGCGGATGATCGAAATATGCCATGCGAAGGACCGTCTGCGGGAAGCATCCGCGGGTACGCAGAGGGATGCGGCTGAGCATTTCGACTGGGTGAAGCTTTGCGGTCGGCTGGATGATCTGCTGCGGAGCAGCAGGACGGAGCGAACGGCATATTGA
- a CDS encoding MerR family transcriptional regulator, whose product MNNLWKVGDLAKMTGLTVRTLRFYDQIGLFSPSGQTDSGHRLYDESDLSRLHQILTLKELGLSLEEIKATLSAKQISPLEMVTLQKQRIKEQITRQQKLLEQLEHASKLLIGKKGLTVDDFTGLLQAMKMEFEKPVLERRVSWEQHLNKLGSLLERGQDEP is encoded by the coding sequence ATGAACAATCTTTGGAAAGTTGGAGACCTCGCCAAAATGACGGGGCTGACGGTCAGAACCTTGCGCTTCTACGATCAGATCGGCTTATTCTCGCCGTCGGGACAGACCGATTCCGGTCACCGGCTGTACGACGAGTCCGATCTGTCCCGTCTGCATCAGATTCTGACGCTGAAGGAGCTGGGCTTGTCGCTGGAAGAGATTAAGGCGACCTTATCGGCGAAGCAGATCAGCCCTCTGGAGATGGTGACGCTGCAGAAGCAGCGGATCAAAGAGCAGATAACGCGGCAGCAGAAGCTGCTTGAACAGCTGGAGCATGCCTCCAAGCTGCTCATCGGCAAGAAGGGCCTGACGGTGGATGATTTTACGGGTCTTCTGCAGGCGATGAAGATGGAGTTCGAGAAGCCCGTGCTTGAGAGGCGCGTCAGCTGGGAGCAGCACTTGAACAAGCTGGGCAGCCTGCTTGAGCGGGGACAAGACGAGCCGTAA